Proteins from one Aulosira sp. FACHB-615 genomic window:
- a CDS encoding sensor histidine kinase encodes MLSSPMILSLIVTLISLGAGIMGLSIIKTRKILRFFKTESDKLNWRVMFSLMVFFLGGYLLCIYLTINKLFDWIPLLTGMVFFFGSLFVLFSVNTYYQTLQRLFLVQEQYRIAKDNAESALSQLTETQQSQMQLIQRETMLALGKMVAGVAHEINNPISFIYGNLQYLRQYTNDLLNLLDTYAAVYPNPDDKIAKALAKSDISFIHLDLPKLLDSMESGTTRISEIVESLSSFSRLNESEYKKADIHQGIDSTLVILQHRLNRFASNSKPISIIKDYGTIPQIYCNPRLLNQVFLNLINNAIDALIEKEVTPDSNLDEAATIWIRTFQSQENQVTISVTDNGCGMNEQICQSIFKPFFTTKAVGRGTGLGLSICHQIIVEQHGGSIKCVSLINKGTTIDIILPIKR; translated from the coding sequence ATGTTAAGTTCTCCAATGATTCTGTCTTTGATTGTCACCTTGATTAGTCTTGGTGCTGGAATAATGGGATTATCCATTATCAAGACGCGAAAAATTCTCAGATTTTTCAAGACAGAATCAGATAAACTCAATTGGCGAGTTATGTTTTCGCTCATGGTCTTTTTTCTGGGTGGTTATTTATTATGTATTTACTTAACAATTAACAAGCTGTTTGACTGGATACCATTGCTAACGGGCATGGTGTTCTTTTTTGGTTCATTATTTGTGCTGTTTAGTGTGAATACTTACTATCAAACACTACAACGATTATTTTTAGTACAAGAACAATACCGCATAGCTAAAGATAATGCAGAATCAGCCCTATCTCAATTAACAGAAACTCAGCAATCGCAAATGCAATTAATTCAACGCGAAACTATGTTGGCGTTAGGAAAAATGGTAGCTGGCGTTGCCCATGAAATTAATAACCCCATCAGTTTTATTTATGGTAATTTACAATATTTGCGCCAATATACTAATGACTTACTCAATCTTCTAGATACTTATGCTGCTGTGTATCCTAACCCAGATGACAAAATTGCTAAAGCTCTTGCTAAGAGTGATATAAGTTTTATCCATCTTGATTTGCCAAAACTCTTAGACTCAATGGAGTCTGGCACAACTAGAATTAGTGAAATTGTTGAATCACTCTCTAGTTTTTCGCGGTTAAATGAATCGGAATACAAAAAAGCTGATATTCATCAAGGTATTGATAGTACACTTGTAATTTTACAGCACAGACTTAACCGCTTTGCAAGTAATAGCAAACCTATTTCAATCATTAAAGATTACGGCACAATACCACAAATTTATTGTAATCCTCGTCTTTTAAATCAAGTATTTCTGAATTTAATTAATAATGCTATTGATGCTTTAATTGAAAAAGAAGTAACCCCCGATAGTAATCTCGATGAGGCAGCAACTATTTGGATTCGGACATTTCAATCCCAGGAAAATCAAGTTACTATCTCAGTTACTGATAATGGTTGTGGCATGAATGAACAAATTTGCCAAAGCATTTTTAAACCTTTCTTTACTACTAAAGCTGTTGGGCGAGGCACAGGTTTAGGTTTATCTATTTGTCATCAAATTATTGTAGAGCAACATGGTGGCTCGATTAAATGTGTTTCTCTGATTAATAAAGGTACGACAATTGATATAATACTACCTATAAAAAGATAG
- a CDS encoding DUF1824 family protein produces the protein MPNSNQLPLTVADARKFLNKFNCLDIAPVLDNAEKALVRQSLILITKLSDYQILGICADTAAEALLAMKTYSRALGYGVPTDLPTTEGPVYIKLNGKNGLCYLDSYAGHHRGVLVSCQSYDERGINEMYGHLPLDLFA, from the coding sequence ATGCCAAACTCCAACCAACTCCCCCTGACTGTTGCTGATGCTCGAAAATTCCTCAACAAATTCAACTGTTTAGATATTGCCCCAGTCCTTGATAATGCCGAAAAAGCCTTGGTGCGTCAGTCTTTAATCTTAATTACCAAACTTTCTGACTATCAAATATTAGGAATTTGTGCTGACACCGCCGCCGAAGCCCTACTGGCGATGAAAACTTACTCACGGGCTTTAGGTTATGGAGTCCCGACCGATTTACCCACCACCGAAGGGCCAGTCTATATCAAATTAAACGGCAAAAATGGTCTGTGCTACCTTGATTCCTACGCTGGACATCATCGCGGTGTATTAGTATCTTGCCAATCTTATGATGAAAGAGGAATCAACGAAATGTATGGACATCTACCCCTCGATTTATTTGCCTAA
- a CDS encoding pentapeptide repeat-containing protein produces MINLQTQELRESAIQFLEKNPQQRLQTLKSLGIGRYTFLSEIKLNEANIVCMMRFLQNPQQLKFPNLVGADLSSLILEEVNFIRGNLTNANLQNSSLVNADLLFANFTKADLRNADLTGATLNETIWTEALVEGCQLGEGSGLTQLQYQDLKLRGAKFTHLK; encoded by the coding sequence ATGATTAATTTACAAACTCAGGAATTACGAGAAAGTGCAATTCAATTTTTAGAAAAAAATCCTCAACAACGCCTACAAACTCTCAAATCATTAGGAATAGGTCGTTATACTTTTTTAAGTGAAATTAAATTAAATGAAGCTAATATAGTTTGTATGATGCGATTTTTACAAAATCCTCAACAACTAAAGTTTCCTAATTTAGTTGGTGCTGATTTATCTAGTTTGATATTAGAGGAAGTAAATTTTATTAGAGGTAACTTAACTAATGCAAATCTACAAAATAGTAGTTTAGTTAATGCTGATCTCCTATTTGCTAATTTTACTAAAGCTGACTTACGCAACGCTGATCTAACAGGCGCAACCCTTAATGAAACTATTTGGACAGAGGCTTTAGTAGAAGGATGTCAGTTGGGTGAAGGTAGTGGTTTAACTCAGTTACAGTATCAAGATTTAAAGTTGCGCGGGGCTAAGTTCACTCATTTAAAATAA
- the purT gene encoding formate-dependent phosphoribosylglycinamide formyltransferase: MSDSLKLPKKLMLLGSGELGKEFVIAAQRLGNYVIAVDRYANAPAMQVADCAEVISMLSADDLEAVVTKHQPDLIIPEIEAIRTEKLLEFEQRGITVIPTAAATNYTMNRDRIRELAHKELGIRTAKYGYAITLEELIAISDEIGFPNVVKPVMSSSGKGQSVVANQDEVEKAWNYAIANSRGDSQKVIVEEFINFEIEITLLTIKQWNAPTIFCSPIGHRQERGDYQESWQPAGIPEDKILQSQAIAKKVTDALGGAGIFGVEFFITKDEVIFSELSPRPHDTGMVTLISQNLNEFELHLRAVLGLPIPHIEQFGPSASAVILAAEKSDSINFIGVAEALAEKDVDIKLFGKPSAHPYRRMGVALAKAENVQQAREKATTAASKVQIISS; the protein is encoded by the coding sequence ATGAGTGATTCTCTTAAGTTGCCGAAAAAACTGATGCTGTTGGGTTCAGGTGAACTCGGTAAGGAATTTGTGATTGCGGCGCAACGGTTGGGTAATTATGTAATTGCTGTTGACCGCTATGCAAATGCGCCAGCGATGCAGGTTGCTGATTGTGCGGAAGTAATTTCTATGCTGAGTGCTGATGATTTAGAAGCAGTGGTGACAAAGCATCAGCCCGATTTGATAATACCAGAAATTGAAGCAATTAGAACTGAAAAGTTACTAGAATTTGAACAAAGAGGGATTACAGTTATTCCGACGGCGGCGGCGACTAACTACACAATGAACCGCGACAGAATTCGGGAATTGGCACACAAAGAGTTAGGCATTAGAACGGCTAAATATGGTTATGCTATAACTCTAGAAGAATTAATTGCAATCTCCGATGAAATTGGCTTTCCCAATGTAGTTAAACCTGTAATGTCATCTTCTGGAAAAGGTCAATCTGTAGTTGCGAATCAAGATGAGGTGGAAAAGGCGTGGAATTATGCGATCGCAAATTCTAGAGGTGATAGTCAAAAAGTCATTGTTGAGGAATTTATTAACTTTGAAATTGAGATTACATTGCTGACAATTAAGCAATGGAATGCGCCAACAATCTTTTGTTCACCTATTGGTCATCGTCAAGAAAGAGGCGACTATCAAGAGTCTTGGCAACCAGCAGGTATACCGGAAGATAAAATCTTACAATCTCAAGCTATAGCTAAAAAAGTCACCGACGCTTTAGGTGGAGCCGGAATTTTTGGGGTGGAATTTTTTATCACTAAAGATGAGGTAATTTTTTCGGAACTTTCACCACGACCCCATGATACAGGTATGGTGACATTAATTTCTCAGAATTTGAATGAATTTGAATTACATTTGCGGGCGGTTTTAGGCTTACCTATTCCTCATATTGAACAGTTTGGCCCTTCAGCTAGTGCAGTAATTTTAGCTGCCGAAAAATCAGACTCAATAAACTTTATTGGTGTGGCTGAAGCTTTAGCCGAAAAAGATGTCGATATAAAATTATTTGGTAAACCTTCGGCTCATCCTTATCGCCGTATGGGTGTTGCTTTAGCTAAGGCTGAGAATGTGCAGCAAGCAAGAGAAAAAGCAACAACAGCAGCAAGTAAAGTGCAAATTATTTCGAGTTGA
- a CDS encoding prohibitin family protein has translation MRNQQFGNWQTTTLGILLGILVIIGLNAFIIINPGQAGVISILGKARDGALLEGIHLKPPLISVIDVYDLTVQKFEVPAESSTKDLQNLSARFAINFRLDPSQVVEVRRKQGSLENIVSKIIAPQTQEAFKIAAAKRTVEEAITKRSELKEDFDNALGDRLDKYGIIVLDTSVVDLTFSPEFARAVEEKQIAEQRAQRAVYIAREAEQEAQAEINRAKGKAEAQRLLAETLKAQGGQLVLQKEAIEAWKTGGAQMPKVLVMGDKSQSSVPFIFNLGNVPNQP, from the coding sequence TTGAGAAATCAACAATTTGGCAATTGGCAAACTACAACTTTAGGAATTTTGTTAGGAATACTGGTGATTATTGGGCTGAATGCCTTTATCATTATCAATCCAGGGCAAGCAGGCGTGATTAGTATTTTGGGTAAAGCTAGAGATGGTGCTTTATTGGAGGGGATTCATTTGAAACCGCCTTTGATTTCCGTGATCGATGTGTATGATTTAACAGTGCAGAAATTTGAAGTTCCAGCCGAAAGTTCCACCAAAGATTTACAAAATTTATCGGCACGATTCGCCATTAACTTCCGTCTTGATCCTTCACAGGTAGTAGAAGTGAGAAGAAAACAAGGAAGTTTAGAAAATATAGTATCAAAAATCATTGCTCCCCAAACCCAAGAAGCATTTAAAATTGCAGCAGCCAAAAGAACAGTAGAAGAGGCTATTACTAAACGGAGTGAACTAAAAGAAGACTTTGATAATGCGTTAGGCGATCGCTTAGACAAATACGGAATAATTGTGCTAGATACTAGTGTAGTTGACTTGACTTTCTCGCCCGAATTTGCCAGAGCCGTAGAAGAAAAACAAATTGCCGAACAACGCGCCCAAAGAGCCGTTTATATAGCCAGAGAAGCAGAACAAGAAGCCCAGGCAGAAATTAATCGCGCTAAAGGTAAAGCCGAAGCACAAAGACTTTTAGCCGAGACACTCAAAGCTCAAGGTGGACAGTTAGTTTTGCAAAAAGAAGCAATTGAAGCATGGAAAACAGGTGGCGCACAAATGCCAAAAGTTTTGGTTATGGGTGATAAATCTCAAAGCAGTGTACCCTTTATTTTCAACCTGGGGAATGTTCCTAATCAACCATAA
- a CDS encoding ABC-F family ATP-binding cassette domain-containing protein, with protein sequence MSIITLQSVKKDFGIKEILKDANFSIDANDKVGLIGTNGSGKSTLLKMIAGLETVDSGQIITNSGAKIIYLPQQPDLDESRTVLEQVFADSGEQMILVREYEELSDKLAHYPEDSQLMSRLSVVMQRMDATGAWELETNAKIILTKLGIADFDAPIATLSGGYRKRIALATALLAEPDVLLMDEPTNHLDALSVEWLQSYLNRFRGALFLITHDRYFLDKVTNRIIEIDRGDIYTYTGNYSYYLEKKALAEESAASTQRKHQGVLRRELEWLKRGPKARSTKQKARIQRVHAMRETEFKQGLGKVDISTVSRRIGKKVIDIQNISKAYNDRTLIKDFTYEFSPEDRIGIIGGNGAGKSTLMNMITGRIQPDSGNVEIGSTIHIGYFDQHSEELLTALNENQRVIDYIKEEGEFVQIADGTKITASQMLERFLFPGNQQYAPIHKLSGGEKRRLFLLRILISAPNVLILDEPTNDLDVQTLAVLEDYLEDFSGSVIVVSHDRYFLDRTVDTIFALEEGGNIRQYPGNYSVYLDYKKAEEAAQQEAAKTQEKSKNSTAQTATQTKDSETKKRRRLSNWEKREFEQLEAKISQLEAEKSEAEAAMNKVAPGNYSQVQKLYEQVENLKQAIDTATERWLELAEIES encoded by the coding sequence ATGAGTATTATTACGCTCCAATCTGTTAAAAAAGATTTTGGTATCAAAGAAATATTAAAAGACGCAAACTTTAGCATTGATGCTAATGATAAAGTTGGCTTAATTGGTACTAATGGTTCTGGTAAATCAACACTATTAAAAATGATTGCCGGACTAGAAACAGTTGATAGTGGGCAAATTATCACCAACTCCGGTGCAAAAATCATCTACTTACCCCAACAACCAGATTTAGACGAAAGTCGCACAGTTTTAGAACAAGTTTTTGCTGACAGTGGCGAACAAATGATATTGGTACGCGAGTATGAAGAACTATCAGATAAACTCGCCCATTATCCCGAAGATAGTCAGTTAATGTCTCGTCTTTCTGTTGTTATGCAAAGAATGGACGCAACAGGCGCATGGGAATTAGAAACTAACGCGAAAATAATTCTGACAAAATTAGGAATTGCCGATTTTGATGCACCCATCGCCACATTATCAGGGGGATATCGTAAACGTATAGCCTTAGCCACAGCCTTGCTTGCAGAACCCGATGTTTTACTGATGGATGAGCCAACCAACCATCTAGATGCACTATCTGTAGAATGGTTACAAAGTTATTTAAATCGCTTTCGCGGTGCATTATTCTTAATCACACACGATCGCTACTTCTTAGATAAAGTCACCAATCGCATCATCGAAATCGATAGAGGCGACATTTACACTTACACAGGTAACTATTCATATTATCTCGAAAAGAAAGCCCTAGCCGAAGAATCAGCCGCCAGCACTCAACGCAAACATCAAGGAGTATTGCGGCGAGAATTAGAATGGTTAAAGCGTGGCCCCAAAGCTAGAAGTACCAAACAAAAAGCCAGAATTCAGCGTGTCCATGCTATGCGCGAAACTGAATTTAAACAAGGTTTAGGTAAAGTAGATATTTCCACAGTTAGCCGTCGCATTGGCAAAAAAGTTATTGACATCCAGAATATTTCTAAAGCTTATAACGATAGAACTCTCATTAAAGATTTTACTTACGAATTCAGCCCCGAAGACCGCATTGGTATTATTGGCGGTAACGGCGCAGGTAAGTCTACTTTAATGAATATGATTACCGGACGTATACAGCCAGATTCTGGTAATGTAGAGATTGGTTCGACAATTCACATTGGTTATTTTGACCAACACTCCGAAGAATTGCTCACAGCTTTGAATGAAAATCAGCGCGTGATTGACTATATCAAAGAAGAAGGCGAATTTGTGCAAATTGCCGATGGCACAAAAATTACTGCATCCCAAATGTTAGAAAGGTTTCTCTTTCCTGGAAACCAACAGTATGCACCAATTCATAAACTTTCTGGTGGCGAAAAACGCCGCTTATTTTTATTGCGTATATTAATAAGTGCGCCCAATGTTTTAATCTTAGACGAACCTACCAATGATTTAGATGTTCAGACATTGGCAGTCTTAGAAGACTATTTAGAAGACTTTTCTGGGAGTGTAATTGTAGTTTCGCACGATCGCTACTTTTTAGACCGTACAGTAGACACAATCTTTGCCTTAGAAGAAGGTGGAAATATCCGGCAATATCCGGGGAATTATTCAGTTTATCTCGATTATAAAAAAGCCGAAGAAGCAGCACAACAAGAAGCAGCTAAAACTCAAGAAAAATCCAAAAATTCCACAGCACAAACAGCCACTCAAACTAAAGATAGCGAAACCAAAAAACGCCGTCGGTTATCCAATTGGGAGAAACGCGAATTTGAACAATTAGAAGCTAAAATTTCTCAACTAGAAGCCGAAAAATCCGAAGCCGAAGCAGCTATGAATAAAGTTGCGCCAGGGAACTATAGCCAAGTCCAGAAACTTTACGAACAAGTAGAAAATCTCAAACAAGCAATTGATACCGCTACAGAACGCTGGTTAGAATTAGCCGAAATCGAATCTTAA